Proteins from a single region of Deltaproteobacteria bacterium:
- a CDS encoding class I SAM-dependent methyltransferase yields the protein MRTVTPEGGFRTDSEREAGRKIEEVFLRNPESIEVKLDNFPKYIRRQKLTRLLALYEIFKKVLPVKGSIVECGVYRGFSLMAWANMSAVLEPNNLTRRIYGFDTFEGFPEVSEKDSNRLMEAGAGQLCSNSFDELNELIDIYDSNRFLGHVNKVRLIKGDVTRTIPEFISENKHLVVSLLFLDMDLYEPTKVAIESFFPRMPKGAIMAFDELDNPIWPGETEALLDSIGVGRLRIERVEFDPYIGYAVID from the coding sequence ATGAGGACCGTGACCCCCGAGGGTGGTTTCAGGACTGACTCCGAGAGAGAGGCGGGCAGGAAGATAGAGGAGGTCTTCCTGCGTAACCCCGAGAGCATCGAGGTCAAGCTCGACAACTTTCCTAAGTACATAAGACGCCAGAAGCTTACAAGGCTTCTGGCCCTGTACGAGATATTCAAGAAGGTCCTTCCCGTGAAGGGCTCCATAGTGGAGTGCGGTGTGTACAGGGGTTTCAGTCTCATGGCCTGGGCCAACATGAGCGCCGTGCTCGAGCCAAACAACCTTACACGTCGCATATACGGCTTCGACACCTTCGAGGGCTTCCCGGAGGTGAGTGAGAAGGACTCGAACCGCCTGATGGAGGCCGGAGCGGGGCAGCTGTGCTCGAACTCATTCGACGAATTGAACGAGCTTATCGACATCTACGACTCCAATAGGTTTCTCGGCCACGTGAACAAGGTAAGGCTCATAAAGGGAGATGTAACCAGGACCATCCCGGAGTTCATATCGGAGAACAAACACCTCGTCGTAAGCCTCCTCTTTCTCGACATGGACCTCTACGAGCCGACGAAGGTGGCCATAGAGAGTTTTTTCCCGAGGATGCCTAAAGGTGCTATCATGGCCTTTGACGAACTCGACAATCCCATCTGGCCCGGCGAGACGGAGGCGCTGCTCGATTCCATCGGCGTCGGGAGGCTCAGGATCGAGAGGGTCGAGTTCGATCCATACATAGGCTACGCTGTCATAGATTAG
- a CDS encoding radical SAM protein: MMEDLYYGMRWKLRMVSAFIRGLYAVNVMRSPGVILPSMLTIKITDRCNYRCVMCNEWKIGDRAEELSKDAWLTVLDDFRDMGGFSVRFTGGEVFIRKDIYKIIAHAKSIGLRVSVATNGHFIEYSLPMLVESSVDHITVSLHGRKEIHDAIVGVEASYDAVTAAVERLVDAGFPTSIAFTVLKDNIGDIEYAVDLARRKGATIGFNIFDTNPYFFKDIDRSLAPSTEAMERVTRLLVALKKKWPKTVRESVEVLETIPALCRDSRLPDYYCARVLMEVSVDSFGNVYHGCWAMPSVGNLKSAGLDEICRSRAYLEQRLKGFLKECPGCTCGFGLDVKMNLLRRRDRQ; encoded by the coding sequence ATGATGGAAGATCTCTATTACGGGATGAGATGGAAACTCAGAATGGTATCCGCCTTTATCAGGGGGCTCTACGCCGTGAACGTGATGCGCTCGCCAGGCGTAATTCTGCCCTCCATGCTTACGATCAAGATCACGGATCGGTGCAACTACCGTTGCGTAATGTGCAATGAGTGGAAGATAGGCGACCGTGCCGAAGAGCTCTCGAAGGACGCATGGCTCACGGTCCTCGATGACTTCAGGGATATGGGCGGCTTTTCTGTCAGGTTCACAGGCGGTGAGGTCTTCATCAGAAAAGACATCTATAAGATCATTGCGCACGCCAAGTCCATAGGGCTACGGGTTTCGGTAGCCACCAACGGCCATTTTATAGAGTATTCACTTCCAATGCTCGTCGAGTCGTCCGTGGACCACATAACCGTCTCTCTTCACGGCCGCAAGGAGATCCATGACGCCATCGTGGGTGTGGAGGCCAGCTACGACGCCGTGACCGCGGCGGTTGAGAGGCTTGTGGATGCCGGCTTTCCGACGAGCATTGCCTTCACCGTGCTCAAAGACAATATCGGCGATATAGAGTACGCCGTAGACTTGGCCAGGCGGAAAGGCGCTACCATAGGTTTCAATATCTTCGATACCAATCCCTATTTCTTCAAAGACATCGACAGGAGTCTCGCCCCCTCTACCGAGGCCATGGAGCGCGTCACACGACTTTTGGTTGCACTCAAAAAGAAATGGCCTAAAACCGTCAGAGAGAGTGTGGAAGTACTCGAGACGATACCGGCCCTTTGCAGGGACTCGAGACTGCCTGACTACTACTGCGCCAGGGTTCTAATGGAGGTCTCGGTCGACAGCTTTGGAAACGTCTATCATGGATGTTGGGCCATGCCGTCGGTTGGCAACCTCAAGTCAGCCGGACTCGACGAGATATGTCGCAGTCGAGCCTACCTCGAACAAAGGCTCAAGGGCTTTCTGAAAGAGTGCCCGGGATGCACCTGCGGCTTCGGGCTTGACGTGAAGATGAATCTCCTGAGACGAAGGGACAGGCAGTGA
- a CDS encoding transketolase has product MTGKAGLEKYLHLSKKVRRSILDMAYRTRSPHIGSCFSSVELLCALYFGVLRHGPDDRTRPCRDRFVMSKGHAAMVLYAVLHEAGFLSDEDIDGFAVNDGVLEQHPTRQIEKGIEVSTGSLGHGLSIGAGMALAAKRDGLDYRVYVLLSDGELNEGSSWEAAMFAAHHGLDNLTAIVDYNKIQALGRTSDIIELEPLAARWKAFGWGAVEVDGHDCAAVLDAYGALPFERGHPSVVIGHTLKGKGISFMEDELLWHYRAPDRDEYERAKMELAS; this is encoded by the coding sequence ATGACAGGAAAAGCTGGTCTCGAAAAATACCTGCACTTGTCTAAGAAGGTCAGAAGGTCCATACTCGACATGGCCTACAGGACGCGAAGTCCCCACATCGGCTCATGCTTTTCCTCGGTGGAGCTGCTGTGCGCCCTATATTTCGGGGTGTTGAGGCACGGTCCTGACGACAGGACGCGGCCTTGCCGCGACAGGTTCGTCATGAGCAAGGGCCATGCGGCCATGGTGCTCTACGCGGTGCTCCATGAGGCCGGCTTTCTCAGCGACGAGGATATCGACGGCTTCGCCGTCAACGACGGCGTGCTCGAACAGCACCCGACGCGCCAGATCGAAAAGGGCATAGAGGTCTCCACCGGCTCGCTCGGCCATGGTCTCTCCATCGGCGCCGGCATGGCGCTTGCCGCCAAGCGTGACGGTCTCGACTATCGTGTATACGTGCTCTTGAGTGACGGAGAGCTCAACGAGGGCTCCAGCTGGGAGGCGGCCATGTTCGCCGCCCACCACGGTCTTGACAATCTGACGGCCATAGTGGACTACAACAAGATCCAGGCCCTGGGACGCACAAGCGACATAATAGAGCTCGAACCTCTGGCCGCACGGTGGAAGGCTTTCGGATGGGGAGCGGTGGAAGTGGACGGCCACGACTGCGCCGCCGTTCTGGACGCTTACGGGGCATTGCCTTTCGAGAGGGGGCATCCGAGCGTCGTCATAGGTCACACCTTGAAGGGAAAGGGGATATCGTTCATGGAGGATGAGCTTCTGTGGCACTACCGGGCGCCGGACCGTGATGAGTATGAAAGGGCGAAGATGGAGCTTGCATCGTGA
- a CDS encoding DegT/DnrJ/EryC1/StrS family aminotransferase has protein sequence MTSYRVRYIDYPRHFRNNEKEYMEIIHDVLSRGDLMLRGQLRSFEEHLARFCGTRYAVGVGNCTEALLLALKAAGVGPGDEVVTVSHTFVATVSVIKHLGATPVLVDIGDDHLMDAAAMEQALTDKTKAIVPVQLNGRINGEMDRIMRIAGERGIAVVEDSAQALGAVLGGRKGGSFGLAGCFSFYPAKLLGAFGDGGAVVTDDEEVAERVRLLRNHGRAADGEIVEWGYNFRMDNLHAAILDFKLGLLPGWLERRRAIAALYDELLRDVAELRLPPSPESGTARYDVFQNYEVEAEDRDALVRHLRERGVETMLPWGGKGVHQFEALGLDFDLPRTDEVFSKVLLLPMYVELEDDGVEYVARSVREFYGR, from the coding sequence ATGACAAGCTATCGGGTCAGGTACATCGACTACCCCAGGCACTTCAGAAACAACGAAAAGGAGTACATGGAGATAATCCATGACGTCCTCTCCAGAGGGGACCTCATGCTGAGGGGGCAGCTCAGGAGCTTCGAGGAGCACCTGGCGCGCTTTTGCGGCACACGTTACGCCGTGGGCGTGGGGAACTGCACGGAGGCGCTCCTGCTTGCCCTGAAGGCGGCCGGCGTGGGGCCCGGCGACGAGGTGGTTACGGTTTCGCACACCTTTGTGGCCACCGTCTCGGTCATCAAGCATCTCGGAGCAACACCGGTGCTGGTCGATATAGGCGACGACCACCTGATGGACGCGGCCGCCATGGAGCAGGCCCTTACGGATAAGACAAAGGCGATTGTGCCGGTACAGCTCAACGGCAGGATAAACGGAGAGATGGACAGGATCATGCGTATTGCCGGAGAGCGCGGCATCGCCGTTGTCGAGGACTCGGCCCAGGCCCTCGGGGCGGTGCTCGGCGGCCGCAAGGGAGGAAGCTTCGGCCTTGCCGGCTGCTTCAGCTTCTATCCGGCAAAGCTGCTCGGCGCATTCGGCGACGGCGGCGCCGTGGTGACCGACGACGAGGAGGTGGCCGAGCGTGTAAGGCTGCTGCGCAATCACGGGAGGGCGGCCGACGGAGAGATAGTCGAGTGGGGCTACAACTTCCGCATGGACAACCTTCACGCCGCTATTCTCGATTTCAAACTCGGACTGCTGCCGGGATGGCTCGAAAGGCGAAGGGCCATAGCGGCGCTCTACGATGAGCTTCTGCGTGACGTGGCGGAGCTCAGGCTCCCGCCATCGCCCGAGAGCGGGACGGCCCGCTACGATGTCTTCCAGAACTACGAGGTGGAGGCCGAGGACCGTGACGCCCTTGTAAGGCACCTCCGTGAGCGGGGCGTAGAAACCATGCTCCCCTGGGGCGGGAAAGGGGTGCACCAGTTCGAGGCCCTGGGGCTCGACTTTGATCTCCCGCGCACTGACGAGGTCTTTTCTAAGGTGCTGCTTCTACCCATGTACGTCGAGCTCGAGGACGACGGCGTCGAGTACGTGGCGCGGTCGGTCAGAGAGTTTTATGGCCGTTAA
- a CDS encoding envelope biogenesis factor ElyC, translating to MAIGKSLIHLIFPLPLCLELTTVGLVLLWFTKRQFLGRVFVTAGLVLLLAFSSQYISGALLAPFEYEYPPGGLEEGTSLSDGTVDIVVLGAGYLEDEGLPLTGRLGDAALIRTVEGVRLYKRLGRARLILSGGSFSETKPSELMARLAVELDVAADDLIVEKQSLNTHEEAVLLKPLLEDRRFLLVTSASHMPRAMALFRAQGLDPVAVPTGHLVSRERSVGLPSAKGVEMAERAFYEYFGLLKERLMGHI from the coding sequence ATGGCTATAGGCAAGTCTCTGATACATCTTATCTTTCCGTTGCCGCTCTGCCTGGAGCTCACCACGGTGGGGCTCGTCCTCCTGTGGTTTACAAAGAGACAATTCTTGGGGAGGGTCTTCGTCACGGCTGGGCTGGTGCTGCTGCTTGCCTTCTCAAGCCAATACATATCAGGAGCGCTCCTTGCCCCCTTCGAGTATGAATATCCCCCTGGAGGCCTCGAAGAGGGCACGTCTCTCAGCGACGGGACGGTGGACATCGTGGTCCTCGGTGCCGGCTATTTAGAAGACGAAGGGCTTCCACTCACGGGGCGCTTGGGAGACGCCGCACTAATACGGACCGTTGAAGGCGTAAGGCTTTATAAGAGGCTTGGGCGGGCAAGGCTCATCCTGTCGGGAGGGTCCTTTTCGGAGACCAAGCCCTCGGAGCTCATGGCGCGACTTGCAGTAGAGCTCGACGTGGCGGCTGACGATCTGATAGTGGAGAAGCAGTCCTTGAATACCCATGAAGAGGCCGTGCTCCTCAAGCCGCTTTTGGAGGACAGGAGGTTTCTGCTCGTTACTTCCGCCTCTCACATGCCGCGCGCCATGGCGCTTTTTAGGGCGCAAGGTTTAGACCCGGTGGCCGTACCGACGGGACACCTCGTCTCAAGGGAGCGGTCGGTGGGACTTCCCAGCGCCAAAGGGGTAGAGATGGCCGAGAGGGCCTTTTACGAGTACTTCGGCCTCTTGAAGGAGCGGCTCATGGGGCACATATAG
- a CDS encoding glycosyltransferase family 2 protein, translated as MDSVFATAAGIVFSFSLLTLAYTWFGYYGILTLLSGFGRKRSVPTGDDTFTPSVSILVSAYNEEDVIAKRIENLLALDYPADRLEILIGSDGSTDGTVEAARTFEGRGVKVVAFEENRGRADVHNDLVAMAEGEILVFTDADTEFEPEFVKKIVRPFSDPKVGAAVGRLSYRVEGGAIARNEGLYWRYELRLKELENRLGLVNNGTGACMAFRKELFTPLRPVDDIDTASVIDIILEGYKVVYVEDALAYDIPPHSARSEYKARVRGTSKTVASVFGRVGMLEWFKHPVVTWSLFSHRFLRYMTPYFMVIAFLSNASLLGEGLLYKSLFMLQAAFYLFVLVGWVADRAHRYVPLASSLYSFCVAMSGMMVGVAKAVAGRVTVTYKTEDGMP; from the coding sequence ATGGATTCGGTGTTTGCGACAGCGGCAGGTATAGTCTTCAGCTTTTCGTTGTTGACGCTCGCCTACACGTGGTTCGGTTATTACGGCATATTGACGTTGCTTTCCGGTTTTGGCCGTAAACGATCTGTACCGACAGGAGACGATACATTCACCCCTTCGGTCAGCATCCTCGTATCGGCCTATAACGAGGAAGACGTCATCGCCAAGAGGATAGAGAACCTGCTCGCCCTAGATTATCCGGCCGACCGGCTGGAGATACTTATCGGCTCCGACGGCTCTACGGACGGCACGGTCGAGGCGGCCCGCACTTTCGAGGGGAGAGGCGTAAAGGTCGTGGCCTTTGAGGAGAACAGGGGCAGGGCCGATGTCCATAACGACCTGGTCGCTATGGCCGAAGGCGAAATACTGGTCTTCACCGACGCCGATACGGAATTCGAGCCCGAGTTTGTGAAGAAGATCGTAAGACCCTTTTCGGACCCGAAGGTCGGCGCGGCCGTAGGCAGGCTCTCCTACAGGGTCGAGGGCGGGGCGATCGCCCGCAACGAGGGGCTCTATTGGCGTTATGAGTTGAGGCTCAAGGAGCTCGAGAACAGGCTCGGCTTGGTCAATAACGGCACAGGGGCGTGCATGGCGTTCAGAAAGGAGCTCTTTACTCCGTTAAGGCCGGTCGATGATATAGATACCGCCTCGGTTATCGACATAATCCTGGAAGGCTACAAGGTCGTCTATGTAGAGGATGCCCTCGCATACGACATCCCCCCCCACAGCGCAAGAAGCGAGTACAAGGCGCGTGTCAGGGGGACATCTAAGACCGTGGCCAGTGTCTTCGGCAGGGTCGGCATGCTCGAGTGGTTCAAGCACCCCGTCGTTACATGGAGCCTCTTTTCGCACAGGTTCCTCAGATATATGACGCCGTACTTCATGGTGATCGCCTTCCTCTCCAATGCGTCCCTCCTGGGCGAGGGGTTGCTCTACAAGTCGCTGTTCATGCTCCAGGCCGCCTTCTACCTCTTCGTCCTCGTTGGCTGGGTGGCTGACAGGGCACACAGGTACGTTCCGCTCGCATCGAGCCTTTACAGTTTCTGCGTGGCCATGTCGGGCATGATGGTAGGCGTGGCCAAGGCGGTCGCCGGAAGGGTCACGGTGACATACAAAACCGAGGACGGTATGCCGTAA
- a CDS encoding sugar transferase, producing MKETEAASTSSLNRGDWGKRTFDIVFSVAGLMVLSPIMLTVSLLILVEDGLPLFYRGLRVGRYGRPFNILKFRSMVKDAEKIGGSSTPEDDPRITKVGRFIRRYKLDELPQLINVLKGEMSFVGPRPQVQWAVDLYSEEERLLLTVRPGITDYASIRFRNESEILKGSKDPDRDYLEKIAPEKNRLGLEYVRTRSLLVDLKIIFSTLAAIFK from the coding sequence ATGAAGGAGACAGAGGCCGCGAGCACCTCCTCTCTGAACAGAGGCGACTGGGGCAAGCGTACTTTCGACATCGTCTTTTCCGTTGCCGGATTGATGGTGTTGTCCCCCATCATGCTCACCGTCTCTCTGCTCATACTTGTTGAGGACGGCCTGCCGCTCTTTTACAGGGGACTCAGGGTCGGTCGCTACGGAAGGCCCTTCAATATATTGAAATTCCGCTCCATGGTCAAAGACGCCGAGAAGATAGGCGGCTCATCCACCCCGGAGGACGACCCGCGTATCACGAAGGTGGGGAGGTTCATAAGAAGGTACAAGCTCGACGAACTTCCGCAGCTTATTAACGTGCTGAAGGGTGAGATGAGTTTCGTCGGTCCCAGGCCGCAGGTCCAGTGGGCGGTAGATCTTTACTCGGAAGAGGAGAGGCTGCTCCTTACGGTGAGACCGGGGATCACCGACTACGCCTCGATAAGGTTCAGGAACGAGTCCGAGATTCTCAAGGGCAGTAAGGACCCCGACAGGGACTACCTTGAAAAGATAGCTCCGGAGAAAAACAGGCTCGGGCTCGAGTATGTCAGGACGAGGTCGCTTCTTGTCGACCTGAAAATAATATTTTCGACCTTGGCGGCCATCTTCAAGTAG